One genomic window of Struthio camelus isolate bStrCam1 chromosome 1, bStrCam1.hap1, whole genome shotgun sequence includes the following:
- the LOC104148977 gene encoding F-box/WD repeat-containing protein 7 isoform X2: MTCRRRPSSEEAARVLAEEEDVSATWEPERSGKGSPGSGPEADGSREQGAQEPVSSRACGDQQEEEEEEEEEGSCYSEEGEDGSDVYFYYTIGERWIDYLQRTEEGGLLRHVRPKMKRKSENGLDGRALSPGKKLCKGSEYSRTLGPCMPSPTTTFGDLRNAKPGQARRRRIPSVAPPPELQDWLRTFQRWSGPEKLLALDELIDRCEPSQIKYMMQVIEPQFQRDFISLLPKELALYVLSFLEPRDLLRAAQTCRYWRVLAEDNLLWREKCREEGIEEPLNLRKRRLLSPGFMYSPWKFAFMRQHKIDMNWRSGELKAPKVLKGHDDHVITCLQFCGNRIVSGSDDNTLKVWSAVTGECVQTLVGHTGGVWSSQMRDSIVISGSTDRTLKVWNADTGECVHTLYGHTSTVRCMHLHGNRVVSGSRDATLRLWDIETGQCLHVLMGHVAAVRCVQYDGHKVVSGAYDYTVKVWDPESESCTHTLQGHTNRVYSLQFDGTHIVSGSLDTSIRVWDVESGNCLHTLMGHQSLTSGMELRDNILVSGNADSTVKIWDIKTGQCLQTLQGPSKHQSAVTCLQFSSKFVVTSSDDGTVKLWDLKTGEFVRNLVALESGGSGGVVWRIRASNTKLVCAVGSRNGTEETKLLVLDFDVDLK; this comes from the exons ATGACTTGCAGAAGGAGGCCAAGCAGTGAGGAAGCTGCAAGG GtgctggctgaggaggaggaTGTATCGGCCACTTGGGAGCCAGAGCGCTCTGGGAAAGGGAGCCCGGGATCAGGACCAGAGGCTGATGGCTCCCGTGAGCAAGGGGCCCAGGAGCCAGTCAGCTCCAGAGCCTGTGGGgaccagcaggaggaggaggaagaggaggaagaggaggggagctgcTACAGCGAGGAAGGGGAGGATGGCAGCGATGTATACTTCTATTACACCATTGGTGAGCGCTGGATAGACTACCTGCAGCGGACAGAAGAGGGTGGACTCCTCCGCCACGTGCGGCCCAAG atgAAGCGGAAGTCAGAGAATGGCCTGGATGGCAGGGCCCTCTCCCCTGGCAAGAAGCTGTGCAAAGGCTCTGAGTACAGTAG GACCCTGGGTCCCTGCAtgcccagccccaccaccaccttcgGGGACCTGCGCAACGCTAAACCAGGCCAGGCCCGGCGCCGGCGCATCCCCTCTGTGGCCCCCCCACCCGAGCTGCAGGACTGGCTTCGCACCTTCCAG CGGTGGAGTGGCCCAGAGAAGCTGCTTGCTCTGGATGAGCTCATCGATCGCTGCGAGCCCTCCCAAATCAAGTACATGATGCAAGTCATTGAGCCACAGTTCCAGAGAGACTTCATTTCCCTGCTGCCCAAAGAG CTGGCACTCTATGTCCTCTCATTCCTGGAGCCTCGGGACTTGCTCCGTGCTGCCCAGACCTGCCGCTACTGGAGGGTCTTGGCTGAAGATAACCTGCTTTGGAGAGAGAAATGCCGTGAAGAAG GCATAGAGGAGCCCTTGAACCTGCGGAAGCGGCGCCTGCTGAGCCCTGGCTTCATGTACAGCCCCTGGAAATTCGCGTTCATGCGGCAGCACAAAATTGACATGAATTGGCGCAGTGGGGAGCTCAAAGCCCCCAAG GTGCTGAAGGGACATGATGACCATGTCATTACCTGCCTGCAGTTCTGTGGCAACCGCATAGTCAGTGGCTCAGACGACAATACGCTCAAAGTGTGGTCAGCTGTCACTGGAGAG TGCGTGCAGACACTGGTTGGCCACACAGGGGGTGTCTGGTCCTCCCAGATGAGGGACAGCATTGTCATCAGCGGCTCTACAGACCGGACGCTCAAAGTGTGGAATGCAGACACAGGCGAATGCGTGCACACGCTATATGGGCATACGTCCACAGTGCGCTGCATGCATTTGCATGGGAACAG ggttgtgagtggctcacgggACGCCACGCTGCGCCTCTGGGACATCGAGACTGGGCAATGTCTGCATGTGCTGATGGGCCATGTGGCCGCTGTGCGCTGTGTGCAGTACGATGGGCACAAGGTGGTGAGCGGTGCATATGACTACACAGTGAAAGTGTGGGACCCTGAGAGCGAGAGCTGCACTCATACGCTGCAGGGACACACAAACCGCGTCTACTCCTTGCAG TTTGATGGAACACACATTGTGAGTGGCTCTCTGGACACATCGATTCGAGTATGGGATGTAGAGAGTGGAAATTGCCTACACACTCTTATGGGACATCAGTCACTCACTAGTGGTATGGAGTTACGTGACAACATCCTGGTATCTGGCAATGCTGACTCCACAGTCAAGATCTGGGACATCAAGACGGGCCAGTGCCTGCAAACGCTGCAAG GGCCCAGCAAGCACCAGAGTGCCGTGACCTGCCTACAGTTCAGCTCCAAGTTTGTGGTAACCAGCTCAGATGATGGCACCGTCAAGCTCTGGGACCTCAAGACGGGCGAGTTTGTGCGCAACCTGGTTGCATTAGAGAGTGGGGGCAGTGGAGGTGTAGTGTGGCGCATCCGTGCCTCCAACACCAAGCTCGTGTGTGCGGTGGGCAGCCGCAATGGCACAGAGGAGACCAAGCTGCTGGTGCTGGACTTCGATGTGGACCTGAAATGA
- the LOC104148977 gene encoding F-box/WD repeat-containing protein 7 isoform X1 encodes MSGPGGPGPGGGKLDINRAGVAELEGALSGIGRRRARGIVRKREELKGFNSLDDLLHVKGITTRILELNSQRMTCRRRPSSEEAARVLAEEEDVSATWEPERSGKGSPGSGPEADGSREQGAQEPVSSRACGDQQEEEEEEEEEGSCYSEEGEDGSDVYFYYTIGERWIDYLQRTEEGGLLRHVRPKMKRKSENGLDGRALSPGKKLCKGSEYSRTLGPCMPSPTTTFGDLRNAKPGQARRRRIPSVAPPPELQDWLRTFQRWSGPEKLLALDELIDRCEPSQIKYMMQVIEPQFQRDFISLLPKELALYVLSFLEPRDLLRAAQTCRYWRVLAEDNLLWREKCREEGIEEPLNLRKRRLLSPGFMYSPWKFAFMRQHKIDMNWRSGELKAPKVLKGHDDHVITCLQFCGNRIVSGSDDNTLKVWSAVTGECVQTLVGHTGGVWSSQMRDSIVISGSTDRTLKVWNADTGECVHTLYGHTSTVRCMHLHGNRVVSGSRDATLRLWDIETGQCLHVLMGHVAAVRCVQYDGHKVVSGAYDYTVKVWDPESESCTHTLQGHTNRVYSLQFDGTHIVSGSLDTSIRVWDVESGNCLHTLMGHQSLTSGMELRDNILVSGNADSTVKIWDIKTGQCLQTLQGPSKHQSAVTCLQFSSKFVVTSSDDGTVKLWDLKTGEFVRNLVALESGGSGGVVWRIRASNTKLVCAVGSRNGTEETKLLVLDFDVDLK; translated from the exons ATgtcggggccgggcggcccgggccccggcggggggaaGCTGGACATCAACCGCGCCGGCGTGGCCGAGCTCGAGGGCGCGCTCAGCGGCatcggccgccgccgcgcccgcggcaTCGTGCGCAAGAGAGAG GAACTGAAAGGCTTCAACTCACTTGACGATCTTCTTCATGTCAAAGGCATCACCACCCGCATCTTGGAGCTAAACAGTCAGCGGATGACTTGCAGAAGGAGGCCAAGCAGTGAGGAAGCTGCAAGG GtgctggctgaggaggaggaTGTATCGGCCACTTGGGAGCCAGAGCGCTCTGGGAAAGGGAGCCCGGGATCAGGACCAGAGGCTGATGGCTCCCGTGAGCAAGGGGCCCAGGAGCCAGTCAGCTCCAGAGCCTGTGGGgaccagcaggaggaggaggaagaggaggaagaggaggggagctgcTACAGCGAGGAAGGGGAGGATGGCAGCGATGTATACTTCTATTACACCATTGGTGAGCGCTGGATAGACTACCTGCAGCGGACAGAAGAGGGTGGACTCCTCCGCCACGTGCGGCCCAAG atgAAGCGGAAGTCAGAGAATGGCCTGGATGGCAGGGCCCTCTCCCCTGGCAAGAAGCTGTGCAAAGGCTCTGAGTACAGTAG GACCCTGGGTCCCTGCAtgcccagccccaccaccaccttcgGGGACCTGCGCAACGCTAAACCAGGCCAGGCCCGGCGCCGGCGCATCCCCTCTGTGGCCCCCCCACCCGAGCTGCAGGACTGGCTTCGCACCTTCCAG CGGTGGAGTGGCCCAGAGAAGCTGCTTGCTCTGGATGAGCTCATCGATCGCTGCGAGCCCTCCCAAATCAAGTACATGATGCAAGTCATTGAGCCACAGTTCCAGAGAGACTTCATTTCCCTGCTGCCCAAAGAG CTGGCACTCTATGTCCTCTCATTCCTGGAGCCTCGGGACTTGCTCCGTGCTGCCCAGACCTGCCGCTACTGGAGGGTCTTGGCTGAAGATAACCTGCTTTGGAGAGAGAAATGCCGTGAAGAAG GCATAGAGGAGCCCTTGAACCTGCGGAAGCGGCGCCTGCTGAGCCCTGGCTTCATGTACAGCCCCTGGAAATTCGCGTTCATGCGGCAGCACAAAATTGACATGAATTGGCGCAGTGGGGAGCTCAAAGCCCCCAAG GTGCTGAAGGGACATGATGACCATGTCATTACCTGCCTGCAGTTCTGTGGCAACCGCATAGTCAGTGGCTCAGACGACAATACGCTCAAAGTGTGGTCAGCTGTCACTGGAGAG TGCGTGCAGACACTGGTTGGCCACACAGGGGGTGTCTGGTCCTCCCAGATGAGGGACAGCATTGTCATCAGCGGCTCTACAGACCGGACGCTCAAAGTGTGGAATGCAGACACAGGCGAATGCGTGCACACGCTATATGGGCATACGTCCACAGTGCGCTGCATGCATTTGCATGGGAACAG ggttgtgagtggctcacgggACGCCACGCTGCGCCTCTGGGACATCGAGACTGGGCAATGTCTGCATGTGCTGATGGGCCATGTGGCCGCTGTGCGCTGTGTGCAGTACGATGGGCACAAGGTGGTGAGCGGTGCATATGACTACACAGTGAAAGTGTGGGACCCTGAGAGCGAGAGCTGCACTCATACGCTGCAGGGACACACAAACCGCGTCTACTCCTTGCAG TTTGATGGAACACACATTGTGAGTGGCTCTCTGGACACATCGATTCGAGTATGGGATGTAGAGAGTGGAAATTGCCTACACACTCTTATGGGACATCAGTCACTCACTAGTGGTATGGAGTTACGTGACAACATCCTGGTATCTGGCAATGCTGACTCCACAGTCAAGATCTGGGACATCAAGACGGGCCAGTGCCTGCAAACGCTGCAAG GGCCCAGCAAGCACCAGAGTGCCGTGACCTGCCTACAGTTCAGCTCCAAGTTTGTGGTAACCAGCTCAGATGATGGCACCGTCAAGCTCTGGGACCTCAAGACGGGCGAGTTTGTGCGCAACCTGGTTGCATTAGAGAGTGGGGGCAGTGGAGGTGTAGTGTGGCGCATCCGTGCCTCCAACACCAAGCTCGTGTGTGCGGTGGGCAGCCGCAATGGCACAGAGGAGACCAAGCTGCTGGTGCTGGACTTCGATGTGGACCTGAAATGA